One genomic segment of Thermoplasmata archaeon includes these proteins:
- a CDS encoding DNA topoisomerase VI subunit B, whose amino-acid sequence MKDTKSYKLSAFLEEEFVRVSARVAKEICDAAGQDPETKPRSLGLEQAKALHEAMQSAKLMSPPTDCLSPIGERLIKKGLKNVLGSMRPEFYAPPVTRDPSVYTGNPFQVEVGIVFGGDLPPDQPVEVLRFANRVPLMYQAGGCALTQAVAHVDWRRYGLEQRGGEGLPFGPSIVLVHVCSTKVPYTSEAKEAVAAVDEIMEELDLALKECGRRLKTHLTKKAHRAKTREKFEIVQLILPRIAEKSAKVVNKKVPILDATITKIMGVVWVDETIAYDRKQKRHTVTINIHNFTDAGKKLNLHLLLPRGIAAKDFDPKPDEIREDGKITWELKRIDSVAKASVTFLLDGLDEAEYDESDIFVSGINPGLVVGAEPLPGDWELNYKEFEGEEAPPPAEAEDEGEIDYDETEEALDDE is encoded by the coding sequence GATGAAGGATACGAAAAGCTACAAGCTCTCTGCCTTCCTCGAGGAGGAGTTCGTGCGCGTCAGCGCGCGCGTCGCGAAGGAAATTTGCGACGCCGCGGGACAGGACCCGGAAACGAAGCCGCGGAGCCTGGGCCTCGAACAGGCGAAGGCGCTCCATGAGGCCATGCAAAGCGCGAAGCTCATGTCCCCGCCCACGGACTGCCTGAGTCCCATCGGGGAGCGGCTCATCAAGAAAGGGCTGAAGAACGTACTGGGCAGCATGCGGCCCGAGTTCTATGCGCCCCCCGTCACGCGCGACCCGAGCGTCTACACGGGCAACCCGTTCCAGGTCGAAGTCGGCATCGTGTTCGGGGGCGACCTTCCGCCGGACCAGCCCGTCGAGGTCCTTCGATTCGCAAACCGGGTCCCGCTGATGTACCAGGCCGGTGGCTGTGCGCTCACCCAAGCCGTCGCCCATGTGGACTGGCGGCGCTACGGCCTCGAGCAGCGCGGCGGGGAAGGCCTCCCGTTCGGCCCCTCGATCGTCCTGGTCCATGTGTGCTCGACGAAGGTTCCGTACACGTCCGAGGCGAAGGAGGCCGTGGCCGCGGTCGACGAGATCATGGAGGAACTCGACCTCGCCCTCAAGGAGTGCGGTCGGCGTCTCAAGACGCACCTCACGAAGAAAGCGCACCGCGCGAAGACGCGGGAGAAGTTCGAGATCGTGCAGCTCATCCTTCCACGCATCGCGGAGAAGTCCGCGAAGGTCGTGAACAAGAAGGTGCCCATCCTCGATGCGACGATCACGAAGATCATGGGCGTGGTCTGGGTCGACGAGACGATCGCGTACGACAGGAAGCAGAAACGGCACACGGTCACGATCAACATCCACAACTTCACGGATGCGGGCAAGAAACTCAACCTGCACCTGCTCCTGCCTCGCGGAATCGCGGCGAAGGACTTCGATCCGAAGCCCGATGAAATCCGCGAGGACGGCAAGATCACGTGGGAGCTGAAGCGGATCGACTCCGTGGCCAAGGCGTCCGTCACGTTCCTCCTGGACGGCCTCGACGAGGCGGAGTACGACGAGTCGGACATCTTCGTGAGCGGGATCAACCCCGGACTCGTCGTGGGCGCGGAGCCGCTGCCCGGCGACTGGGAGCTGAACTACAAGGAGTTCGAGGGCGAGGAGGCCCCGCCGCCCGCGGAGGCGGAGGACGAGGGCGAGATCGACTACGACGAGACCGAGGAGGCGCTCGACGATGAGTAA